From Afipia carboxidovorans OM5, one genomic window encodes:
- a CDS encoding DUF2865 domain-containing protein: MRLRPASKPGYAVLFAVVLALAPQSASAGFLDFLFGSSPDQRAAEPTRQAPQTDFFGNPIDPPPATVTPVSSGRSASYCVRTCDGKYFPLPARTSMPPAQMCQSFCPASTTKIYFGSNIETALGANGERYSELQNAFAYRKTLKADCTCNGRSPGGLAPVDLALDTTLRPGDIVATTDGLVAYTGVSPINGQTAEFAPVATYPGLTPELRARLGEMKVAPVSADIGEVRPNSNVEITGTLPAAHTAARSSAPKIAMPATRASLN; this comes from the coding sequence TTGCGTTTGCGTCCCGCATCGAAGCCCGGCTACGCCGTGCTGTTCGCCGTCGTGCTGGCGCTCGCGCCGCAATCCGCCTCCGCAGGCTTTCTCGATTTCCTGTTCGGCAGCAGCCCCGACCAGCGCGCGGCCGAGCCCACACGGCAAGCCCCGCAGACCGACTTCTTCGGCAATCCAATCGATCCGCCGCCTGCAACCGTCACACCCGTCAGCAGCGGGCGCTCCGCCTCCTACTGCGTGCGCACCTGTGACGGAAAATATTTTCCGCTGCCCGCGCGCACCAGCATGCCGCCCGCACAGATGTGCCAGTCGTTCTGTCCGGCCAGCACCACGAAAATCTATTTCGGCAGCAATATCGAAACCGCGCTCGGCGCGAACGGCGAGCGCTACAGCGAACTGCAGAACGCCTTTGCCTATCGCAAGACGCTGAAGGCCGACTGCACCTGCAATGGCCGCAGCCCCGGAGGCCTTGCGCCGGTCGACCTCGCACTCGACACCACGCTGCGGCCCGGCGACATCGTTGCGACCACCGACGGCCTCGTCGCCTATACCGGCGTGTCGCCGATCAACGGACAAACGGCGGAATTCGCACCGGTCGCGACCTATCCGGGCCTCACCCCCGAATTGCGTGCCCGCCTTGGTGAGATGAAGGTGGCGCCCGTCAGCGCCGATATCGGCGAGGTTCGGCCGAATTCGAATGTCGAGATTACCGGCACGCTGCCAGCGGCCCACACAGCGGCACGGAGCTCGGCACCTAAGATTGCGATGCCGGCGACCCGCGCCTCGCTGAACTGA
- a CDS encoding sodium:proton antiporter — protein MTISRRLILTLLAICLPSPAFASGLDGAQLSVLWALPFIGILLCIATGPVFYPHVWEHHLGKFTLFWSALIVIPLFLAVDAPTVTSALAHTAFLEYMPFILLLLALFTVAGGIYLEGNLHDSPLSNTALLGIGAVLASIVGTTGAAMILIRPLIRANDERQYNAHVVVFFIFLVANIGGALSPLGDPPLFLGFLKGVDFFWTTQHLWLETLTTGGIVLAVFCVLDIYFHRREGRARKKDPTPDSPLKLHGKINLLLLAVIIAAILMSAKWKPGIAFNVAGAELELQDLLRDAIFVLVAIASIRLTRKADRDANGFSWGPIREVAILFAGIFICIIPVMAMLQAGSNGAFANLLALVSRADGSANPAAYFWLTGALSSFLDNAPTYLVFFQLAGGDPQVLMTTQAAVLAAISSGAVYMGANTYIGNAPNFMVYAIAREQGVKMPSFFGYMIWSSLVLLPTFVLVTWLFF, from the coding sequence ATGACGATATCCCGCCGCCTGATCCTCACCCTTCTCGCCATCTGCCTGCCATCTCCCGCCTTCGCTTCGGGCCTTGATGGTGCTCAGTTGTCCGTTCTCTGGGCCCTGCCATTCATCGGCATCCTGCTCTGCATCGCCACCGGCCCGGTGTTCTACCCGCATGTCTGGGAGCACCATCTCGGCAAGTTCACCCTCTTCTGGTCGGCGCTGATCGTCATTCCGCTGTTTCTCGCGGTCGATGCGCCGACCGTGACGAGCGCACTCGCGCATACGGCATTTCTCGAATACATGCCGTTCATCCTCCTGCTGCTCGCGCTATTCACGGTTGCAGGCGGCATCTATCTCGAAGGCAATCTGCACGACAGCCCGCTGAGCAACACCGCGCTGCTCGGCATCGGTGCGGTGCTTGCGAGCATCGTCGGCACCACGGGCGCGGCGATGATCCTGATCCGGCCGCTGATCCGCGCCAACGACGAGCGGCAATACAATGCGCATGTCGTCGTGTTCTTCATCTTCCTCGTCGCCAATATCGGCGGCGCGTTGTCACCGCTCGGCGACCCGCCGCTGTTCCTGGGCTTCCTCAAGGGCGTCGACTTCTTCTGGACCACGCAGCATCTGTGGCTCGAAACCCTGACCACCGGCGGCATCGTGCTGGCGGTCTTCTGCGTGCTCGACATCTATTTTCACCGCCGCGAAGGCCGCGCACGGAAGAAAGACCCGACACCCGATTCACCGCTCAAGCTGCACGGCAAGATCAATCTGCTCCTTCTCGCCGTCATCATCGCCGCGATCCTGATGAGCGCAAAATGGAAGCCAGGCATTGCTTTCAACGTCGCCGGCGCCGAGCTCGAACTGCAGGATTTATTGCGCGACGCAATCTTCGTGCTGGTCGCGATTGCTTCCATCCGCCTCACCCGCAAGGCCGACCGCGATGCCAACGGCTTTTCGTGGGGGCCGATCCGCGAGGTCGCGATCCTGTTCGCCGGCATCTTCATCTGCATCATTCCGGTGATGGCGATGCTGCAGGCGGGCAGCAACGGCGCGTTCGCGAACCTGCTCGCGCTGGTGAGCCGCGCCGACGGCAGCGCCAACCCCGCGGCCTATTTCTGGCTGACGGGCGCACTGTCTTCGTTCCTCGACAACGCGCCGACCTATCTCGTGTTCTTCCAGCTCGCGGGCGGCGACCCGCAAGTGCTGATGACGACGCAGGCGGCGGTGCTCGCGGCGATCTCCTCCGGCGCGGTCTACATGGGCGCCAATACCTATATCGGCAACGCGCCGAACTTCATGGTCTATGCCATCGCCCGCGAGCAGGGCGTGAAGATGCCGAGCTTCTTCGGCTACATGATCTGGTCCTCGCTCGTACTGCTGCCGACCTTCGTGCTCGTCACGTGGCTTTTCTTCTAA
- the pyrE gene encoding orotate phosphoribosyltransferase: MSTAAARARLKDIIRDRSFGRGEITLVSGRKSDFYFNMKPTMLDPEGAALLAELFFEALRSEKIDFVGGLEMGAVPIAGAIAQLSWQKQQPMSAIFVRKAPKEHGAKLGLEGLAKTQSLKGKRVAILEDVTTTGGSAVKAVDAVRDAGGEVALVFTIVDREEGANETFKAAGLPFRSLYTATEFLKS, from the coding sequence GTGTCCACAGCCGCTGCCCGCGCCCGCCTTAAAGACATCATTCGCGACCGTTCGTTCGGACGCGGCGAGATTACGCTCGTCTCCGGGCGCAAGAGCGATTTCTACTTCAACATGAAGCCGACCATGCTCGACCCCGAGGGCGCGGCGCTACTCGCCGAACTGTTCTTCGAGGCGCTCCGGAGCGAGAAGATCGATTTCGTTGGCGGCCTTGAGATGGGCGCGGTGCCGATCGCCGGCGCAATCGCACAACTGTCATGGCAGAAGCAGCAGCCGATGTCGGCAATCTTCGTGCGGAAGGCGCCGAAGGAGCATGGCGCAAAGCTCGGCTTGGAAGGCCTTGCCAAGACCCAAAGCCTGAAAGGCAAGCGCGTCGCCATCCTCGAGGACGTCACCACCACCGGCGGGTCGGCTGTCAAGGCGGTGGATGCCGTCCGCGACGCCGGCGGCGAGGTTGCACTCGTTTTCACCATCGTCGACCGCGAGGAAGGGGCAAACGAGACCTTCAAGGCCGCAGGCTTGCCATTTCGCTCGCTCTACACTGCGACAGAATTTCTGAAGTCCTAG
- the polA gene encoding DNA polymerase I: MSKKPVSSAKTSAKPAGVKPPGKGDHVFLVDGSGYIFRAYHALPPLNRKSDGLQINAVLGFCNMLWKLMRDMPPEDRPTHLAIVFDKSEVTFRNTIYSDYKAHRPPAPDDLIPQFALIREAVHAFDLPCLEQGGFEADDLIATYVREACARGASATIVSSDKDLMQLVTDCVTMYDTMKDRRLGVPEVIEKFGVPPDKVVEVQALAGDSVDNVPGVPGIGVKTAAQLITEYGDLETLLSRATEIKQPKRREALIANAEKARISRQLVLLDDKVKLDVPLDELAIHEPDYRKLISFLKAMEFSTLTRRVADYAEIDASSVMPDERLKSAFAGGPSEASPQTLPLGGEPDTRARGTVSTAPVTTLAAAPVFSPQALAASRAKDVAAAKVDRTKYATIRTADELAAWVTRAHDLGHVAIAIKATSFDPMQADICGIALALSPNEAAYIPLGHKKAGGGDDLFASGLADGQIEAAKVLETLTALLESEAVLKTGFDIKFAAVLLAQHNITLRTVDDVQLMSYALDAGRSSHDIEALAEQWLGHEMIAHADIVGSGRNRISLDQVEIPRAAEYGAESADVIMRLWLVFKARLISERMNNVYESLERPLIDVLARMERRGIMIDRQVLARLSGEFAQSAARLEAEIREIAGEDINPGSPKQLGDVMFGKMGLPGGQKTKTGAWSTTASILEDLAEAGHDFPRKILDWRQVSKLKSTYTDALPTHLLPQTQRVHTTYALAATTTGRLSSNEPNLQNIPVRTEDGRKIRRAFIAAKGHKLVSADYSQIELRLLAEIADIPVLKQAFKDGLDIHAMTASEMFGVPIKDMPGEVRRRAKAINFGIIYGISAFGLANQLGIPREEAGAYIKKYFERFPGIRAYMDATRDFCREHGYVTTLFGRKCHYPDIKASNPSLRAFNERAAINARLQGTAADIIRRAMIRMEDALTQKKLAARMLLQVHDELVFEVPDSEVDKTLPVIREVMEQAPFPATALSVPLRVDARAADNWDEAH; the protein is encoded by the coding sequence ATGTCGAAAAAGCCAGTTTCCTCCGCCAAAACTTCCGCAAAACCCGCCGGGGTCAAGCCACCCGGCAAGGGTGACCATGTCTTTCTGGTCGATGGCTCGGGCTACATCTTCCGTGCCTACCACGCGCTGCCGCCGCTGAACCGCAAGTCCGACGGCTTGCAGATCAACGCCGTGCTCGGCTTCTGCAACATGCTGTGGAAGCTGATGCGCGATATGCCGCCGGAGGATCGGCCAACCCATCTCGCCATCGTCTTCGACAAGTCCGAAGTTACGTTCCGCAACACGATCTATTCCGACTACAAAGCACACCGCCCGCCTGCGCCGGACGACCTCATTCCGCAGTTCGCGCTGATCCGCGAAGCGGTGCATGCCTTCGATTTGCCCTGCCTCGAACAGGGAGGCTTCGAGGCCGACGACCTGATTGCGACCTATGTGCGGGAAGCCTGCGCGCGCGGCGCGAGCGCCACCATCGTTTCTTCCGACAAAGACCTGATGCAACTCGTGACCGACTGCGTCACCATGTACGACACCATGAAGGACCGCCGCCTCGGTGTCCCCGAAGTGATCGAGAAATTCGGTGTGCCGCCGGACAAGGTCGTCGAGGTGCAGGCGCTCGCGGGCGACTCCGTCGATAACGTGCCGGGCGTGCCGGGCATCGGCGTCAAGACGGCCGCGCAACTCATCACCGAATACGGCGACCTCGAAACGTTGCTGTCGCGCGCTACGGAGATCAAGCAGCCGAAGCGGCGCGAGGCACTGATCGCGAACGCCGAGAAGGCGCGGATTTCGCGCCAGCTCGTGCTGCTCGACGACAAGGTGAAGCTCGACGTGCCGCTCGACGAGCTTGCCATTCACGAACCGGACTATCGCAAGCTGATCTCCTTCCTCAAGGCGATGGAATTCTCGACGCTGACGCGCCGCGTCGCTGATTATGCCGAGATCGATGCGTCGAGCGTCATGCCCGACGAGCGGCTGAAAAGCGCTTTCGCAGGCGGGCCGAGCGAAGCTTCGCCACAGACGCTGCCACTCGGCGGCGAGCCCGACACCAGAGCCAGGGGGACAGTCTCCACCGCGCCAGTTACAACGCTCGCGGCAGCGCCGGTATTTTCACCGCAGGCACTGGCGGCCTCGCGCGCCAAGGACGTTGCCGCAGCGAAGGTCGATCGCACCAAATACGCCACCATCCGCACCGCGGACGAACTCGCGGCCTGGGTGACGCGCGCGCATGACCTCGGCCATGTCGCGATCGCTATCAAGGCGACGTCGTTCGATCCGATGCAGGCGGACATCTGCGGCATCGCGCTTGCGCTCTCGCCGAATGAGGCTGCCTACATCCCACTCGGCCACAAGAAGGCCGGCGGCGGCGACGATCTGTTCGCAAGCGGGCTCGCGGATGGACAGATCGAAGCCGCGAAGGTGCTCGAAACCCTGACGGCACTTCTCGAATCCGAAGCCGTGCTGAAAACCGGCTTCGACATCAAGTTCGCGGCCGTGCTGCTCGCGCAGCACAACATCACGCTGCGCACCGTCGATGACGTGCAACTGATGTCTTACGCGCTCGATGCCGGGCGCAGCTCGCATGACATCGAGGCGCTGGCCGAGCAATGGCTCGGGCACGAGATGATCGCTCATGCTGACATTGTCGGCAGTGGGCGCAACCGTATCTCTCTCGATCAGGTGGAGATCCCACGGGCCGCCGAATACGGCGCAGAGTCCGCCGATGTCATCATGCGACTGTGGCTCGTGTTCAAGGCGCGGCTGATCTCCGAGCGCATGAATAACGTCTACGAGTCGCTGGAGCGGCCGCTGATCGACGTGCTCGCCCGGATGGAACGGCGCGGCATCATGATCGACCGCCAGGTGCTCGCACGTCTCTCCGGTGAATTTGCCCAATCCGCCGCGCGGCTCGAAGCGGAAATCCGCGAGATTGCCGGCGAGGACATCAATCCCGGCAGCCCGAAGCAACTTGGCGACGTGATGTTCGGCAAGATGGGCCTGCCCGGCGGCCAGAAAACCAAGACCGGCGCATGGTCGACCACGGCTTCGATTCTCGAAGATCTCGCCGAGGCCGGCCACGACTTCCCGCGCAAGATCCTCGACTGGCGGCAGGTGTCGAAACTGAAATCGACATACACAGATGCGCTGCCGACCCACCTTCTGCCGCAGACGCAACGTGTCCACACCACCTACGCGCTTGCCGCGACCACCACGGGGCGTCTGTCGTCGAACGAACCGAACCTGCAGAACATTCCGGTTCGCACCGAGGACGGCCGCAAGATCCGCCGCGCCTTCATCGCAGCGAAGGGGCACAAGCTCGTCTCGGCCGACTATTCGCAGATCGAATTGCGGCTTCTCGCCGAGATCGCCGACATTCCGGTGCTGAAGCAGGCGTTCAAAGACGGCCTCGACATTCACGCGATGACGGCGTCGGAGATGTTCGGCGTGCCGATCAAGGACATGCCGGGCGAGGTGCGCCGCCGCGCCAAGGCGATCAATTTCGGCATTATCTACGGCATCTCGGCGTTCGGGCTCGCCAATCAGCTTGGCATTCCGCGCGAGGAAGCCGGCGCCTACATCAAGAAATATTTCGAGCGCTTCCCGGGCATCCGTGCCTACATGGACGCGACGCGTGATTTCTGCCGTGAGCACGGCTATGTCACCACGCTGTTCGGCCGCAAGTGCCATTACCCCGACATCAAGGCCTCGAACCCGTCGCTGCGTGCCTTCAACGAACGGGCTGCGATCAACGCGCGACTGCAAGGCACCGCCGCCGATATCATCCGCCGCGCGATGATCCGGATGGAGGATGCGCTGACGCAAAAGAAGCTCGCCGCGCGCATGCTGCTGCAGGTGCATGACGAGTTGGTGTTCGAGGTCCCGGACAGCGAAGTGGACAAAACGCTCCCCGTCATCCGCGAGGTGATGGAGCAGGCCCCCTTCCCGGCGACGGCGCTGTCGGTGCCGTTACGCGTCGATGCCCGCGCCGCCGACAATTGGGACGAGGCACATTAA
- a CDS encoding acyltransferase family protein, with the protein MSKNGTQATPGARVDWVDYAKGICIIMVVMMHSTLGVEAAAGDEGFMHLIVAFAKPFRMPDFFLISGLFLPLVINRNWRTYLDRKVVHFFYFYILWTAIQFAFKAPHFASTGGWMHVGVMYLESFIEPFGTLWFIYLLPVFFVVTKLTLRLPGWAVWIAAAMLEASHLQTGWTVIDEFAARFVYFYSGYLFSQHIFTLAESVRRRPGVALAGLAMWAVINATLVHIGASEWPLVSLALGIAGACAVIAAATLLARASLADAIRYCGEHSIVIYLAFFLPMAATRTLLLKTNLIADVGLISLIVTTAGVVGSLVIWWVVRDTRLNFLFERPGALWIAPQKPRPALQPAE; encoded by the coding sequence GTGAGCAAGAACGGGACACAAGCGACACCGGGCGCACGCGTCGACTGGGTCGACTATGCCAAGGGCATCTGCATCATCATGGTGGTGATGATGCACTCGACCCTTGGCGTCGAGGCCGCAGCTGGCGACGAGGGCTTCATGCACCTCATCGTCGCGTTCGCGAAGCCGTTCCGCATGCCCGACTTCTTCCTGATCTCGGGCCTGTTCCTGCCGCTCGTCATTAACCGTAACTGGCGCACCTACCTCGACCGCAAGGTCGTGCACTTTTTCTATTTCTATATCCTCTGGACCGCGATCCAGTTCGCATTCAAGGCACCGCATTTCGCATCCACCGGCGGCTGGATGCATGTCGGCGTGATGTACCTCGAATCCTTCATCGAGCCGTTCGGTACGTTGTGGTTCATCTACCTTCTGCCGGTGTTCTTCGTCGTCACCAAGTTGACGCTGCGCCTGCCCGGCTGGGCGGTCTGGATCGCCGCGGCGATGCTTGAGGCCTCCCACTTGCAAACCGGCTGGACGGTGATCGACGAGTTCGCCGCACGTTTCGTCTATTTCTATTCCGGCTACTTGTTCTCGCAGCACATCTTCACGCTCGCGGAGTCCGTCCGCCGCCGCCCCGGCGTGGCATTGGCCGGGCTTGCTATGTGGGCCGTCATCAACGCCACCCTCGTTCATATCGGCGCGAGCGAATGGCCGCTCGTCTCACTAGCGCTCGGCATTGCCGGTGCCTGCGCCGTCATCGCCGCGGCGACGCTGCTGGCACGCGCGAGTCTGGCCGATGCAATCCGCTACTGCGGTGAACATTCAATCGTGATCTATCTCGCCTTCTTCCTGCCGATGGCGGCGACGCGCACGCTTCTCCTGAAAACCAATCTCATTGCCGACGTCGGCCTCATCTCGCTGATCGTCACCACCGCCGGCGTCGTCGGTTCGCTTGTGATCTGGTGGGTCGTGCGCGACACCCGCCTCAACTTCCTGTTCGAGCGGCCGGGCGCGCTCTGGATCGCACCGCAGAAGCCGCGCCCTGCCCTGCAGCCGGCGGAATAG